A genomic window from Thermococcus nautili includes:
- a CDS encoding S-layer protein, with protein MKVKKIAALAVGAAMIGATIGFASATTDVQKIPKSFFVKSDGTPNVKIVVGSNAAAMDVASAADIAVALGSLLYTTKQVEAQNAYVKVKAEYPPETEAMWTIYAYNFTTINATNDGNITSWATSYDELPGTYWWNGADSPTAYTYNYTEFVENFNVPVTLTGKDKAGDYSIDWHVTIANPELKSIDPSNWTMVAPPKKADIVVEPGKLSILVDYVLYNYSVTTTETTYEGEPEWGAIAKEESVTNYYIGDAEEVAANGGTIVDEVFPGVSAGMSFTVFGKEYNILEVGNGTFTAGMLPDDNPMWYEVGQSKTIPGTNWVVTVLDINLQETRALVIVKDAATGAQTGQVILDKNAPKYFVEEDGQVEAYDSLADAGYKADLVLKLEDTFVGIDNHIIASIYAEYDIQTLGPVFHPADGWNATVNTALKDGTWYITNITLVNDKTLEGNPIDVFGVYDLKYKYEEKAYDKYYNPATGEFVAAPEGKQYIVAYAYICLKEKEGKVVEKELKVGDQIPDSDYTIEGIYATATTVEPKPVTEPIVYMDYEINVNDPGSNLILVGGPVANSVTKYLVEHNVSKVDWYNSAGDVEYLQDALGGYDVVIVAGATRNETRVAAEKLMKHIAELAKE; from the coding sequence ATGAAGGTGAAGAAAATCGCGGCACTTGCTGTTGGTGCCGCAATGATTGGCGCCACCATCGGCTTCGCCAGCGCCACTACCGATGTTCAGAAGATACCGAAGAGCTTCTTCGTCAAGTCTGACGGTACCCCGAACGTTAAAATCGTGGTTGGAAGCAACGCTGCTGCTATGGACGTTGCGAGCGCCGCTGACATAGCTGTCGCCCTTGGAAGCCTGCTCTACACCACCAAGCAGGTTGAGGCTCAGAACGCTTACGTTAAGGTTAAGGCTGAGTACCCGCCTGAGACCGAGGCCATGTGGACTATCTACGCTTACAACTTCACTACCATCAACGCTACCAACGACGGTAACATAACCAGCTGGGCCACCAGCTATGACGAGCTTCCGGGCACCTACTGGTGGAACGGTGCTGACTCCCCGACCGCCTACACCTACAACTACACCGAGTTCGTTGAGAACTTCAACGTTCCGGTCACCCTCACCGGCAAGGACAAGGCTGGTGACTACAGCATTGACTGGCACGTTACCATAGCCAACCCCGAGCTCAAGAGCATTGACCCGAGCAACTGGACGATGGTTGCTCCGCCGAAGAAGGCCGACATCGTCGTCGAGCCAGGCAAGCTCAGCATCCTCGTTGACTACGTCCTCTACAACTACAGCGTCACCACCACCGAGACCACCTACGAGGGCGAGCCCGAGTGGGGTGCCATCGCCAAGGAGGAGAGCGTTACCAACTACTACATCGGCGACGCTGAGGAGGTTGCCGCCAACGGCGGTACCATCGTCGATGAGGTCTTCCCGGGCGTCAGCGCTGGTATGAGCTTCACCGTCTTCGGTAAGGAGTACAACATCCTTGAGGTCGGCAACGGCACCTTCACCGCAGGTATGCTGCCCGACGACAACCCGATGTGGTACGAGGTTGGCCAGAGCAAGACCATTCCGGGAACCAACTGGGTCGTTACCGTCCTCGACATCAACCTCCAGGAGACCAGGGCCCTTGTCATAGTCAAGGACGCCGCCACCGGCGCCCAGACCGGCCAGGTCATCCTTGACAAGAACGCTCCGAAGTACTTCGTCGAGGAGGACGGCCAGGTTGAGGCCTACGACAGCCTCGCCGACGCTGGCTACAAGGCTGACCTCGTGCTCAAGCTTGAGGACACCTTCGTCGGTATCGACAACCACATCATCGCGAGCATCTACGCCGAGTACGACATCCAGACCCTCGGTCCGGTCTTCCACCCGGCCGACGGATGGAACGCTACCGTCAACACCGCCCTCAAGGACGGCACCTGGTACATAACCAACATCACCCTCGTCAACGACAAGACCCTCGAGGGCAACCCGATTGACGTCTTCGGCGTCTACGACCTCAAGTACAAGTACGAGGAGAAGGCCTACGACAAGTACTACAACCCGGCCACCGGTGAGTTCGTCGCTGCTCCTGAGGGCAAGCAGTACATAGTCGCCTACGCCTACATCTGCCTCAAGGAGAAGGAGGGCAAGGTCGTCGAGAAGGAGCTCAAGGTCGGCGACCAGATTCCGGACAGCGACTACACCATCGAGGGCATCTACGCCACCGCTACCACCGTTGAGCCCAAGCCGGTCACCGAGCCGATTGTCTACATGGACTACGAGATTAACGTCAACGACCCAGGAAGCAACCTCATCCTCGTCGGCGGTCCGGTTGCCAACAGCGTTACCAAGTACCTCGTCGAGCACAACGTCAGCAAGGTTGACTGGTACAACAGCGCTGGCGACGTTGAGTACCTCCAGGACGCCCTTGGTGGCTACGACGTCGTCATCGTTGCTGGTGCCACCAGGAACGAGACCAGGGTTGCCGCCGAGAAGCTCATGAAGCACATCGCTGAGCTCGCGAAGGAGTGA